The genome window AGGCCCTTATAATTTGGCCTTGAATGTTTGACGCTTATTTGCCTCCGAGCTAGTTGTCCATGATcacattttgcattttataattacatGGATATTACATCCTATTTAAAAACATGCCATTATTCGATCTACTAACTATTGGTGGATTGATTCTTTTCATAGCAATAAGCGTCCATATTTGGCTTTAATCTTATTCAATGACATTACCAAATGTAATGGTCAAAACCTCGAGAGTAAGCTCTTTCTGCCCTTTGGTACATTATTGTCATACATTTTCAAATGTCTTAACATCCCCACAAATGTCTCATCCTTTGGTCATTAAACACAAACCTATTAGTTTTTCTACCCTTCATTGAGCTGGTTTTAAATTGGATCCTGCTACCAACTTGGACACCTTATACCTAGTCCGGTCACCGACCCAAGCTATAAGGTACTACAGttataaaactttaacattttttataatttaaacaaacataaccAAAATAACTCATATGCAAACATTTCTATGCTATTCAATCATTTTAAGACCTAAACCGAGCTTAcagaacatttaaaacaaaccaagatcaaatttgggttaaattgaaacttttacaaaaatttaagtaaaatgtgCACacatgggtcacacggctgtgtggctaGGTTATGTGAAAGAGGTCAGCCCGTGTGGTCCCAAGCTTGGTCGTGTGGCTACTCCACATGCTCGTGCTCTCAGGCCGTGTACAATTCGAGTATAGGGTCACAAGGTCGTGTCACCAAgccatgtaactctttgagaCCGTGTGGACAATCTTGtaccaaaaattaaagaacTGCATGGTCGTGTCATATGACGGTGTGGGGAACACGGCCATGTGATTGACCGTGTATACCCAAAACTACCTtaaaaaacaagccatttcacATTCAAATGCTTGGGCTCCAAGCTATGCAACAACCAACAATCAAACCTATTCAAAGTGTGCCTAAACATGCTAAAATATACCGATTTACAATTAACCTATATGCCTAACtaatatgccctcattggcaccacaattcaaacattaaaacataatcCATTCAAATACTACTACTTAACATTTCATACATATTCAACTATCAAATATACCTCATTTATCATGACCAAAATCATCAACCAGGGTTTACCGAGATTTCTAAGCATTTGTACCAAATCAACCATTCAAAATGcatttaaaaccaaaaacataccatttccaTCACACACCACAATCAACCCAAAATACTAATTGAGATTCACATCAATATACACATCTCATACTTCAATTGACGCAAAATATAACCATAGTGcttaaaacatacatatatatcaaaaccCTATTTATATGGCCTTTATAACTgaccaaaataaacaaatagctAACGAATGAGTTGTCGAATAGTGTGATCTCCAATGACGTTCCAATCGACAACAAAAGTCTAATAATCTACAAAGAAGAAACAACCAATAGAATAAACTTACATAAAGCGTAGTAAGTTCAAATTAAACTTTAACTTTAACTTACCGTAATTGTTGTAACTAAAACATTTcacaattaatttcataaataaggTCATGAGTTCATTTACTTCCTATACACAATAAATCTCACAATGTTAGTGAGTTCACATATATGAAACATATAACTTTATCATGTCATAAACATTACAAGTAAACACATTTAAGactcacatttcatttcaaatgtTTATATCCAATGCtccatttcatatatttattttcatataaccAAACATAACATGTCAATAATCATATATCAAGATATAAATCATCATATCTTTCTATTCCATTTCCATATcgataattaactattttgccCACAAAACAATAGTAAATTGACTACGGATACACGGGAGGGTAATGCTCGCATTAGCTAAGATAAGGACATTAACTGATACACGATGCTGCTTACACAAGCTTCAGAaaatctgcaacacatgcaggacctcaaGCCATTGGTACAGTATTCATCAGCGGTACATAGTACCTACTAAATAAAACACTGGCACGAAGCTTGCTAAATATACACTGACACGAAGCCTACTAtgccctaatgacatgtcatttgtatcctatctattcacTAGGTTCACACGAGCTTATCTTGTATACCATGACCTATACATGCTTACAACTTTTTCCTTGATCACATACATACCATAATCTTCCATTTTTATAGCATAATACCATATTTCAAAAGATCAACACATAccatgtcataatataattcattttcgaCTTGGAACATTTCTATACTTTACATTTCGAACCAATACTATTTCATTTCATAACTATTCAATAGATCACATAATcctttacattttaatattatcatacaattcaattcatacatATAACTTTGTCATATTTTACAAGTTGGTTCtttgtttccattttcaaaacttaCCTTAGTTAAGTATGTAAATAATAAGtacacacatatacatatttatatacctATTCACATATATCCCAAATTTTAGTTCAAAACATCAATAgacataaccaaaatttaacacgaacttacctaaacTGATTCTGCAGCAAAAACGACTCCAAAGTCTATTcagtaatttttccttttcttcgtTTGTCTATTGATTGATCCGTTTcttaatctatataataatttaattcaattatccaattcaattacttttaaatactaaaattcaatatttgacCTTTTattgacattttacacttttaccctaaacccaaaactttcAGATCTATCACAATTAAACCAACTTTATGCTAGCCGAATTTTCCCTATGCAATTACAAcccatatttatgaaaatatcacaagaatttcatgccaatttaattattttatcaatttagttttaaacTTAAATCTAACCAAAATCACTCAACAAAATAGTTCTAAAACATCTCCAAGCTTCAAAATCTTCCATTTAATATCAAGAACatccaaaaatcatcaatgataattttaacaaactttaatagttttgaaaacGAAGATACGAGTTAGCTGAACCTAGTTTCAACgatcttaaaaaaataaaaattacgagAAACGAGTGAAAATGGCTTACCATGCAAGGGAATATCAATGGTTAAACCTTCAAACTTATTTATCCATGGTGTTTTGATTGGGAGAATAAAAGTGAATAAGAtgatattgattaattttttttttaagttttatttactttactattgactttaattttaatcaaaattcattataaaattaaccACAAGCCGTCGATCATCAAATACATGGTCTAATTACAACATAAGTCCTCACACATCTactaattaaaccatttaattaataaaattcaattatgctTAACTTTTACGACTtgtacaatttaatcttttttccttaattaattaacGAAACATTAAAATTGCCAAACCGAACCTTCACAAACCAATATAATAATcccgtaaatatttatggacttgattTACAAAAACGatgtcccaatacctcattttccgaAATCACTTGACTTACAGGACAATCAACTTATactattcattcaaataataaaaattatcaaattaaaatttaatataatactatatttgagtcgtaaatattaaataataatatttacgaactcactTTTCAGATTTGTGGCCCTGAaatcactgtttctgacaccaatgaaaaataggttgttacaccAACACTTGGGTTAAAGATGTTCACAATGTTCTTCAAGACGATCATAATGAAGAACTTGAAGAAGACCAAGACCCTCCACCGGCTTCTTCTTCTGCTCAACCGTCTACTCAGCCTCTCTCCGACGAAATGTTTGTCGTCATCCTTGGCACAATTACCTCTTTAACTGATGAGTTTAAAGGTTTCAGCACTCAGGTAGATGATGCCTTTGAACATGTTAATGATAATTTTCAAGGTTTAGACTCTAGGATGTCTAGGATAGAGGAAAATATTGCATTTCTAATGTCTCAATTccttcctcctcctccttcaCCTCAAGGAGACTAGGatgcatatatttcattttctcaTGCATCTCACTCATGTTCATTGCACATTTTCTTATCTCTATGGTGGaacttaatgtttattttggcaTCTTATTTATAGATACTTGTTGGTTTATTTTGATACATCTATGTTAGTTCTTTgatttttccaattatttactattttattggACTAACAAAGTCTCTCTCTTAAgctttatttgttaattttgatataGCAAAAATGGGGAAAAGATAAGAGAAATGTAAATTATTGGTATTTGGTTGATTTTATGACTAATCTTTTAATGCCAACATTAAGTGACTATTTTTTGTGTTAAATCCTTGtttccaaaatttcataaaaatcaagtcatttattcaaattgaactttaaaaaggagtaacaaattcaaaaacaaatttaccaaaatattttgttatataaaaaggGAAGATTGTTGAACTAgctttatttgttaaattattttgatataacaaatatttccttaaaatataaatttatttttgaacaaaGAATTCTAAGCATgaataatatttcaaaacttttaaacaTCTTAGAAAATGCTTTAAACACTTAGAATATTTTTGACAAatctgaaaataaatttaaactcttGAACTTAATCAAAACCATttcaaattaattgaaaaagcgCTCCCTACAAGAAGTATCGATGTTTTCCAAAGTGTATCAATActtgtaaaattttatgatacttcataattttattgataccaaatcgcttttgttttgaataaaaattgaacacAAACAATAAATATCGATATCTTGAAAATTATATCGATACTTATTAACATTTAacaataccaaaatttatatcaataccaattttgcattttgttttcataatctattaaaaatgtcaaaaagtatcaatacccaTAAAATTATATCGATACCTTTTACCAAGTATCAATAAATCATCTTTGGTATCGTTGGAAACTAATTTTAACGGTCACtgaatcaaatattaaatatctcTAGTAACGatacttggacaaaaaatatcgatacattTTTTTGTAGGTGAATTTAATGGTCTGGTATTTCCATCCCAATGACTTTATTTATTCTCCCAACAACCACAACGGTTGGAAATGAAGTAGAAGGTATAAATACCAGCTTCTGATGGTCCTACAACAACTAGAGATATAATTAAGCTTAAAGATCAATCAATTCAACCTTAGTGCTCaattctttcatatttttcttatacACACTTACAAGCTTCTATTGTTATTCTTTAGTTCAAGTGTATTCTTGTTTATTTGTGCTTTATTGGCAAACATTCTGATCTTGTGAGGATTATTTCTTAGTTTGCTCCTTTGTAATTCTTTGAGAGGGTTTGTCCTAAGATTTGGGTAGAAATCTTTAgagagttgtaaggttaaacattgtCCTTAAATGCTgaacaaattagtgaatttcaAAAAATCCTTAGTTATAGAAAGATAAGGtcgtggagtaggcaattggggccaAACCACTCTAAATCTTTGCATTCATTGTTTCATACTCCTTTGCTTTCATCAAAtcttttaaaggttaatttaccCCCCTCTTGACAATTTTGGTTTGATCAATCAAGCTAACAACCACCGTGACCCCTTGAGACCATGTGAACTAGGACTTCTTCTTAAATGAGTTCGGAAAGAAATATGTGAGCTGATTTTACCTTTATAAGAAAAAGAGAGTTTATCCAACTTAAACAAAGCAATATGTCTGTAgtggaaatgaaagaaaaattgtaTGGTTGAGCAAGCATGCTTGGGAATTTGTGGCCACCGAAGAAGACCTCTGTTTGCTTGTTGGGGCTCTAGAGTTGAGAGAATTTACTGCTTTGACTAAGAGGGCTCAAAATATGGAAGATATAAAGGTTGATAAGCAAAACGCCAATTTAAAAAAGTAGAGACGGAGGCAAGAGAAGTTCTACTAGCTCTATGAAACCACTGTCAGCTAAAAGGGCCAAAGGTTTGAAAGGCCACTCCTCCGTCCCTTCATGACTCCAGAGGAGAGGATAAAAAGTAacacattaaacattttataaaaatacgtaccataataaaataaatattgataatttaagTATCACATTAGACATTTTTAATATACAAGTATcacatgaaatattttattaaaatacaagTACCAAATGTGACATAGAATTTCAACATTCCAATTGGAAAATCAAACTTTatgctaaatatatatatatattaaatatccTAATTGATCTTCCATATgaatacttaaattttgaaacatatcCTTGAGACATAATAGTTGGTTCTGGAAACAAAACTCAGCAATATTTCTTCTTCAAAGACAAGTAAAAACTATAATAAACGAAAtcaattatttcattaaaatcaaagaACAGGAAAAGGTGATGGCAATGCAAAACAAATGCCTTCCTCCCTCCACATTACATCATCCCATAAATTGCTTGGCACAAAACCACAATTTCAATTTCCATTATACATTAATCTCAGCATGTTTGCTAACAACCACAAGGACAGCCACAAATTGCTCTTTAGGCCCCCACCCATACAAAAAATAAGAACGTTACAGAGCCACAAACTTGAACCAACGTCTCAAGATCCTCTGCCGCCCCGTTGCCTTTTTTCTTCTAGTGCCGCAGCTTCATTCAACATGTCAGCAGCATCCTTCTGCATGTCTAGCTTGGCCAAGGCTACAGCCTGCATGTAAAATGCTGTTGACCAGTCGGGGTACACACATTGTGCTTGCATTGCATCTCGGAGGGCAGCATCTGGTTGATCGCACAGAAGATAACAAAGACTTCTTCGTGCATAAACAGTTGGAGAAACCATGGTTCCAACGTCTATGAACTGAAAAGAAAATGGgatcaaattaaccattaatGCAGAAAAATGctatctattttcctttttccaatTATCTATGGAGCTTCCAAATTGTGCTCCAATGCATAAACCATAACCAATAAGAATCTCAAATTTCCCCCACTCTCATTTTTCTATAGAGCCAAAAGCCCACAGATTCCAACTGATACATTACAAGCACAATGAAGTAAAGTAATTCGGGCAACAGGCTCTGCGCCTTTTCAGACCACACAAATTCTGTGAATGAATGTAATCTGTTCATCCCAGAAAGAAATGGAATGTATACCTGAGAATAACAATCTACAGCAGTTTTAAACTCTTTGTCACGAAATGCTACATCTCCCCGCTTTCTTGCCTCCAACATATCTCTCATTTGTTGAGTCCACTCTTGAAAGGAGAGCTGAACCAGTCCATATCCAAACGAATTTAACACCACATAATAGGTAGGCATCCACAAATCTACAGTTCTATGATATTACTTACCTCATTTGTTCCTTCATCATCTTTGTAATGTGTCATTACCAAAATTTGATGGATAGCTGTGAGATCCATCCGTGAACAGGCATCACCCATTGGAGACAACGGCTGCTGCGGAGTAGGAGGCCCCTCCTCATGCTTGGGAATTCCCAACATCACATAAGATGGAACCTGCAAATGAATACCAAGTCCTCACCTCAGAGTCTGATAAAatacaaattctaatatttcaTAAGAACAAAACTGCAAAAGCAAACAATATTTCCATGAAAGCACATCCAAAAAGTAAACTTGAGGAAATTTAGAGGGAGAGCAAAAGTGGAAGAAAGATGGCTCACATCAGGTTTATTTTGCAATGGGGCAAGTGTAGTCACAAGATCTTTGGTATTTGGCCTCTCCCTTGGTTCATATTGCAAACATTGTGAGGCAAGATCAAAGACCACAGTTGCCTCTTCAGATGAAAAGTGTCCCTCTAGATGTGAATCCATTAAGAGAAGAATGTTTTTGCCTCTTATCATATCCAGAGCCTGCATACaaataaagaatttttattttttgaaaataataccCCAAAATTAATAACTTTTGGGAATGCCAACAAGGAGGCAGAATAAAAGACAGGAAAATTCAAGTGGCAACAGAATCATATTTTCATCCCTTATTCTCATTAAGAATCATCAAGTATAAATCAGGTGGAGTCATCATATCcacaaattgaaaattatacCAAACATGTATAGTTATAATATCGACGGTCtgtgagaaataaaaaaagtccTTGGTATCCATACATCCAACACGTTTAAACAAGAAATAGTGCAATCACTTCATTATGAAAATAGATTACAGCTTTCCAAGCAGCAAAAGAGTAGAAAAGGTATATATACTTACATGACTTGGAGGAATGTGTTTTCCACTGAGAAGATCCAAAAGGACAGTTCCAAAGCTGAATATAACACTTTCAGGAGTAACCCTTCCTAGAACACAGATATTAATAAGCTCAATCATTCTAGCTAAGAACAATTCTGAAACAAATAACCGATGGTTAACATCATCAGTCCTAGAAACTTCAAAGCTCTAAATAATCAGTTTTCATGATAGACTTAGTTCACTAGTATATTCTCAAATTACGCAGTTGCACAACACAACTTGGAATTCTTAGAAGCTTAAGGCATTGCGATCATCTATAAATATCAGAAATGGATGAAGCTATCAAACATACTATCAATCCCAAGGAAAAGCTAAAGACTtcagcaaaagaaaaagaagattcATTGATGGTCTGAAATATCCAACATTACAACCCGACCCCCCCCCCCAAACCATCCCTTTTGTTTCCCCATATTTGGTAAAAATGAATATATGCCAGTAATTCTCACACAATCTATGAAGAGCAAGTTTAAGAATGTCAAACTCATTTACAAGAGACGCATGATCATAGTTAGTTCGGAAAGGATCACATAGTGGAGGTGTTCGCAAAAAGTCCGTTTTTGTAGATTTGCATAAAATTAAGGCTCCTCCCCTCTAACATAGGAGAAAATATGAATGATAATTCAGATCTAAACATTTGAAAACAATCGACCAAATGAATAAGTTTTGGATTTACACATACACACAATGGAAAGCAAGATTGTCTTCTTTCTCTTAAGTAAGggagaagttgaataataagAAGAATTAAAAAGCTGTTACCATTTCTTAAATACTCAGGAGGCGTGTATGCAAGATTTGTACTATAACTTTTTCCATCCCTGCTGTTCTTCATCAAACCAAAACATGAAAGTCGAGGGTCGCCATTCtgcaaaaaccattaaaaaggtTATTTAATATGCTCGACAAAACAAATACCAAGAGCTAAAAAAAGAGAGTTTTGTTGCAATACCTCATCAAAGAGAACCCTATATGCATTCAAATCATGGTACAATGGACGACCTTCGCTGCTACAATAATCTAATGCTTCAGCTATGTATAAAGCAACTCTCAACCGCATAGCCCACTCAATAGTCTGGTTCTCCCCTGTCAAGCAAATAAAGAACAGAAattattttcaagccaaaaggTGAAACATTAAAAGGAAGACAATATGGCCACACAATatgattttacatttttacttaTGTTACTTGAAAAGCATGACTTAAGGTGATAACTTAAAGATATTATCATGCAGGATCTAACTAGTTGAGAGACATTAGTTGGAAACAAGAATTTAACAGAAGACATCAATAAACACCCAACAAGTTAGGTCAGAGGAAGTAATAATTgcactcaaatttaattatatttagtttacttttgttcagaaaaaaaaaaaagtgatagTAAAAATTGGAACCATACAGTGAAATAAATGCTTTGCAAGGGTATCATTCGGCATGTATTCAGCAACAAGCAATCTCTCGTCGCCATCGCAGCAATACCCAATCAAATTAGCCACTCTCTTGTGTCTAAGGTTTCCAACACCGCGAGCTTCATCCTTTAATGATAAACGGAAAAAGagattaaaaagaacaaaagaaaatcagaagaagggaaaccctaaaaatggaaatgattcAACGAAAAAAGAAAGCATACGGCGAATTGTTTAGGATCGGGCCAGGCTAATCTAGTGAATTTCTTGATGGCGATCCAACGTCGATTATTGTCGTTTTGGAGGCGGCCTTTATAGACCACATTGGGGGCCTTTTCACCGCATTCAGAGACGATGAAATCGGAACTGAAGTTGTTGGTGGCAGCCTTGAGCTCAGCAAGGGAGAACTCGGAGAAATCAGGGAAGCCCGCAGCCCCACCGGCAAGGGAATCTTTTCCAGCAATGGAAGGTGAGGAAGGGCCATTATTGGTCTGAGTGAGACGATTGGTGTTGGTGTTGTTGTTGTAGAGGTGGTGGTGGTGATTGGTTTTGTGCAGTGAATCGGGTCTTCTTAGAAAGGTGGATTCGCAGCAGCCCATAACTCGGGGTGAGTTGACTCAGACgactaatttataaattataaccatAGAGATTCCTCTTCctctttgatttatttaatcatttaaaaaaaaaagtcatataGTTTGGAGTTTTTTC of Gossypium raimondii isolate GPD5lz chromosome 3, ASM2569854v1, whole genome shotgun sequence contains these proteins:
- the LOC105793843 gene encoding serine/threonine-protein kinase BSK1, whose translation is MGCCESTFLRRPDSLHKTNHHHHLYNNNTNTNRLTQTNNGPSSPSIAGKDSLAGGAAGFPDFSEFSLAELKAATNNFSSDFIVSECGEKAPNVVYKGRLQNDNNRRWIAIKKFTRLAWPDPKQFADEARGVGNLRHKRVANLIGYCCDGDERLLVAEYMPNDTLAKHLFHWENQTIEWAMRLRVALYIAEALDYCSSEGRPLYHDLNAYRVLFDENGDPRLSCFGLMKNSRDGKSYSTNLAYTPPEYLRNGRVTPESVIFSFGTVLLDLLSGKHIPPSHALDMIRGKNILLLMDSHLEGHFSSEEATVVFDLASQCLQYEPRERPNTKDLVTTLAPLQNKPDVPSYVMLGIPKHEEGPPTPQQPLSPMGDACSRMDLTAIHQILVMTHYKDDEGTNELSFQEWTQQMRDMLEARKRGDVAFRDKEFKTAVDCYSQFIDVGTMVSPTVYARRSLCYLLCDQPDAALRDAMQAQCVYPDWSTAFYMQAVALAKLDMQKDAADMLNEAAALEEKRQRGGRGS